From the Gemmatimonadaceae bacterium genome, one window contains:
- a CDS encoding hydrolase, with product MTTPLELTAAKTALVVIDLQAGILARHVAPHAGADVLDRSAKMCAHFRAAGAQLVLVRVSFAADGSDALSQPCDELVARARPDGWDVLSPALGAGERDIHITKHQWGAFYGTELDLQLRRRGITTLVMCGISTNFGVESTARDGWERGYSIVFAEDAMASFDAAAHAFAVKNIFVRIGRVRSTDEILAALS from the coding sequence ATGACCACGCCTCTCGAGCTCACCGCAGCGAAGACCGCGCTCGTCGTCATCGACCTTCAGGCGGGAATCCTCGCTCGACACGTGGCGCCGCACGCCGGCGCCGACGTCCTCGACCGCTCCGCCAAGATGTGCGCGCACTTTCGCGCCGCCGGCGCGCAGCTCGTGCTGGTGCGAGTCTCATTCGCCGCGGACGGCTCCGACGCGCTGTCTCAGCCCTGCGACGAGCTGGTGGCACGCGCGAGACCGGATGGATGGGACGTACTCTCTCCAGCCCTCGGTGCCGGCGAGCGCGACATCCACATCACCAAGCACCAATGGGGGGCGTTCTACGGCACCGAGCTGGATCTACAGCTGCGGCGCCGCGGAATCACCACGCTCGTGATGTGCGGCATCTCGACCAATTTCGGCGTCGAGTCCACGGCACGCGACGGGTGGGAGCGCGGCTACTCGATCGTGTTCGCGGAAGACGCGATGGCGAGCTTTGACGCCGCCGCGCACGCGTTCGCGGTGAAGAACATCTTCGTCCGGATCGGCCGCGTGCGATCGACGGACGAAATACTCGCCGCGCTGTCGTGA
- a CDS encoding FAD-dependent oxidoreductase, protein MITGELLTEIPLFAGLPPNERESLAARAADVRLRQGEWLQMEGQAPAFFALLEGELAVFKSVTGRDTRIHTHTPGSYFGEVPLLLGAPSISSVQATVPSRVVRFDANDFHELVSHCRVLNGQIMKTMAERVEYLQHVAVDEGQVTATLIGDRSDAASHDLRDFLARNRVACSWLSADDPDLEARIRELAPGGNLAQANGLELSKLPVVVLADGRILVAPTNRQIAGCVGLQIEPNYEEYDVVVIGGGPAGLASAVYGASEGLRTLLVEREACGGQAGTSSRIENYLGFPAGLSGDELSGRARQQATRFGAELLVTRWTDSLDLASDSGESVHQVTLDGGNPISAKALVLATGVQWRRLDVPGIDRFAGHGVFYGAALAEAQSLRGGRIHLVGGGNSAGQAALLFSGYAESVTMLVRGTSLAASMSQYLIDQLASKDNVTIETRAEVTRVHGGDRLEAIDVKRVGSEKTDRRPTDALFVFIGAHAATEWLPRSIIRDKWGYVCTGRDVMDLVREQGADKWPLERDPFLLETSASGVFAAGDVRHGSVKRVASAVGEGSMAIAFVHQYLAEPVGVGVRRGSAK, encoded by the coding sequence ATGATCACCGGAGAGCTGCTCACCGAGATTCCACTGTTCGCGGGACTGCCGCCGAACGAGCGAGAGTCGCTCGCCGCGCGTGCGGCCGACGTGCGTCTGCGTCAGGGCGAATGGCTGCAGATGGAAGGGCAGGCTCCGGCGTTCTTCGCGCTCCTCGAAGGCGAGCTTGCCGTCTTCAAGTCGGTCACGGGGCGCGACACGCGCATCCACACCCACACGCCGGGGTCGTACTTCGGCGAAGTGCCGCTCCTGCTCGGCGCTCCGTCGATCTCCAGCGTGCAGGCGACCGTTCCCTCGCGCGTCGTGCGCTTCGACGCGAACGACTTTCATGAACTGGTGAGCCACTGCCGAGTGCTCAACGGCCAGATCATGAAGACGATGGCCGAACGCGTGGAGTACTTGCAGCACGTCGCGGTCGACGAGGGGCAGGTGACGGCGACTCTCATCGGTGACCGAAGCGATGCCGCATCGCACGACCTGCGCGATTTTCTCGCTCGCAACCGCGTCGCGTGCTCTTGGCTCTCGGCCGACGATCCGGATCTCGAGGCCCGCATTCGCGAACTCGCGCCGGGCGGCAATCTCGCGCAAGCGAACGGACTCGAGCTCTCAAAACTGCCAGTCGTCGTCCTGGCTGACGGACGCATTCTCGTCGCGCCGACGAACCGGCAGATCGCGGGGTGCGTCGGCCTTCAGATCGAACCGAACTACGAGGAGTACGACGTCGTCGTGATCGGCGGCGGCCCGGCCGGGTTGGCGAGCGCCGTCTATGGCGCGTCGGAGGGGCTGCGAACGTTGCTCGTCGAGCGCGAGGCGTGCGGCGGGCAGGCCGGGACGTCGTCGCGGATCGAGAATTACCTCGGCTTTCCCGCGGGTCTGTCCGGCGACGAGCTGAGCGGACGGGCGCGGCAACAGGCGACCCGATTCGGCGCGGAGCTTCTCGTCACGCGGTGGACGGATTCCCTCGACCTCGCGTCGGACTCGGGCGAATCAGTTCACCAGGTGACGCTCGACGGAGGCAACCCGATCTCCGCCAAGGCGCTCGTGCTGGCGACCGGCGTGCAATGGCGGCGTCTGGACGTTCCGGGCATTGACCGATTCGCTGGGCACGGGGTCTTCTACGGCGCCGCCCTGGCGGAGGCGCAGAGCCTTCGCGGAGGGCGCATCCACCTCGTCGGCGGCGGGAATTCGGCCGGCCAGGCGGCCCTCCTTTTCTCCGGCTACGCCGAGTCGGTCACGATGCTCGTGCGCGGGACATCGCTCGCCGCCAGCATGTCTCAGTATCTCATCGATCAGCTGGCCAGCAAGGACAACGTCACGATCGAGACGCGCGCCGAGGTGACGCGGGTGCACGGCGGCGACCGGCTCGAGGCGATAGACGTAAAACGTGTCGGGTCGGAAAAAACTGATCGGCGACCGACTGACGCATTGTTCGTCTTCATTGGGGCGCATGCCGCCACCGAGTGGCTTCCGCGCTCGATCATTCGAGACAAATGGGGTTATGTCTGCACCGGCCGTGACGTCATGGATCTCGTTCGAGAACAGGGAGCGGACAAATGGCCGCTCGAACGAGATCCTTTTCTTCTCGAGACGAGCGCTTCGGGAGTGTTCGCGGCCGGCGACGTTCGCCACGGATCGGTCAAGCGGGTGGCGTCCGCGGTCGGCGAAGGGAGCATGGCGATCGCGTTCGTTCATCAGTATCTCGCCGAGCCGGTCGGGGTCGGCGTGCGGCGGGGATCCGCCAAGTAG
- a CDS encoding L,D-transpeptidase family protein, producing MRRRATLLSVSLAVIALAVASCGRDDGTKASKYVPQQVGEIAGVSAEMVQAAIEARVDSAKPPSWVTPDRWRKVQALYAHYSNAPLWIQSGGIKERATALLAALDSAPSHALKTDRYPIDSIHKVVDAQKIDSGATAADIANADVLLTAAYVGYASDMLVGQVDPRTVSQSWYIPARPAAVDSALVNALEDSSMSLGLEQMAPQDSEYAVLRRDYTRYRGFAAQGGWAEVPTAVSKEALRSRLEAEGYTIAADSVVSALKQWQARHDLVPDGKIGKATLAALNVTADERVDQIATNLERHRWLPRALGQRYVYVNVPSFRLDAYDSGQRALSMRVIVGADYKEKSTPVFSDVMRTVVFRPYWRPTKDIIKNEILPKLKTDTTYMRRNNMEWATENGTRTLRQRPGPSNSLGLVKFLFPNDYNIYLHDTNEKSLFGKSVRAESHGCIRVQHPDSLAEFVLGWTADSVTAAMQAGKDNRAVALPNKLPVYIVYFTAYARDGDLHFANDVYKRDSVFKAPQPTAPIAP from the coding sequence ATGCGTAGACGGGCCACGCTCCTTTCGGTGAGTCTGGCGGTCATCGCTCTGGCGGTGGCGTCGTGCGGCCGCGACGACGGGACGAAGGCGTCGAAGTACGTGCCGCAGCAGGTTGGAGAGATCGCCGGCGTGTCCGCGGAAATGGTTCAAGCCGCGATCGAGGCGCGCGTCGACAGCGCGAAACCGCCGAGCTGGGTCACGCCCGATCGTTGGAGAAAGGTGCAGGCGCTCTACGCGCACTACTCGAACGCGCCGCTCTGGATTCAGTCCGGCGGGATCAAGGAACGCGCGACCGCTCTGCTCGCGGCGCTCGACTCGGCGCCGTCGCACGCGCTGAAGACCGATCGCTATCCGATCGATTCGATTCACAAAGTGGTCGACGCGCAGAAGATCGACAGCGGCGCGACCGCCGCCGACATCGCCAACGCGGACGTGTTGCTCACCGCGGCGTACGTGGGCTACGCGTCGGACATGCTCGTCGGACAGGTGGATCCGCGCACGGTCTCGCAGTCGTGGTACATCCCGGCGCGTCCGGCCGCGGTGGATTCGGCGCTGGTCAACGCGCTCGAGGACTCGTCGATGAGTCTCGGCCTCGAGCAGATGGCGCCGCAGGACTCGGAATATGCGGTGCTGCGGCGGGACTACACGCGCTATCGCGGATTCGCGGCGCAGGGCGGTTGGGCGGAAGTCCCAACGGCTGTGAGCAAAGAAGCGCTGAGATCGAGACTCGAGGCCGAGGGCTACACGATTGCCGCCGACTCGGTCGTCTCCGCGCTCAAGCAATGGCAGGCGCGCCACGACCTCGTGCCCGACGGGAAGATCGGCAAGGCAACTCTCGCCGCCCTCAACGTGACGGCCGACGAGCGCGTCGACCAGATCGCGACGAACCTGGAGCGCCACCGCTGGCTGCCGCGGGCGCTGGGGCAGCGCTACGTGTACGTCAACGTTCCGTCGTTCCGGCTCGACGCGTACGACTCGGGGCAACGCGCTCTGTCGATGCGCGTCATCGTCGGCGCGGACTACAAGGAGAAGTCGACGCCGGTGTTCAGCGACGTGATGCGGACGGTCGTGTTCCGTCCGTACTGGCGGCCGACCAAGGACATCATCAAGAACGAGATTCTGCCGAAGCTGAAGACCGACACGACGTACATGCGGCGGAACAACATGGAGTGGGCGACGGAGAACGGCACACGCACGCTGCGCCAGCGACCGGGCCCGAGCAATTCGCTCGGCCTCGTGAAGTTTCTCTTTCCGAACGACTACAACATCTATCTGCACGACACGAACGAGAAATCGCTCTTCGGCAAGAGCGTCCGCGCCGAAAGCCACGGGTGCATTCGCGTACAGCATCCCGACTCGCTCGCCGAATTCGTGCTTGGCTGGACAGCCGACAGCGTGACGGCCGCGATGCAGGCGGGGAAGGACAACCGCGCGGTCGCGCTGCCGAACAAGCTCCCGGTGTACATCGTGTACTTCACGGCGTACGCGCGCGATGGCGACCTGCACTTCGCCAACGACGTGTACAAGCGTGATTCCGTGTTCAAGGCGCCGCAGCCCACCGCGCCGATCGCTCCCTAG
- a CDS encoding RidA family protein: protein MRFVHSAALLAAIVVPASSFAQKQSVTAPGMNATATLTPGIREGNILYVSGQLGTSRDAPDSTIQGQTKRALENVQKVVEAAGSTMANVLKCTVFLADVKDFAGMNSAYTQFFPKEPPARSTVAVAALVSPSAKVEIECIAAIPPK, encoded by the coding sequence ATGCGTTTCGTCCACTCGGCCGCGCTTCTCGCAGCCATCGTCGTACCGGCGTCGTCGTTCGCGCAGAAGCAGTCCGTCACCGCGCCGGGCATGAACGCCACGGCGACGCTCACCCCGGGCATTCGCGAGGGGAACATCTTGTACGTGTCGGGGCAGCTCGGCACGTCGCGCGATGCCCCCGATTCGACGATTCAGGGGCAGACCAAGCGCGCGCTGGAGAACGTCCAGAAGGTCGTCGAAGCGGCGGGGAGCACGATGGCCAACGTGCTCAAGTGCACGGTGTTTCTCGCCGACGTCAAAGACTTCGCGGGCATGAACAGCGCGTACACGCAGTTTTTCCCGAAGGAACCGCCGGCCCGATCCACCGTCGCCGTCGCCGCGCTCGTGAGCCCTTCGGCGAAGGTGGAGATCGAGTGCATAGCGGCGATTCCGCCGAAATAG
- a CDS encoding MFS transporter, translated as MTESTAAAGGAATPAAGAVTATPGLVATGSWLRSLTLAERRVLIAAGLGWMFDSMDFLIYVLAIGHLKSYFGFGDATAGLLGTLTLVSAAVGGLSFGVIADRIGRVRALNITILIYSVCSLGAATSQSVVQLAVWRALLGLGMGGEWASGAVLVAESIRPELRNKATSAMQSTWALGAILAAVLAGLVLDVLPFGDHGWRVLFALGGLPAFFTLWAQRRVEEPELWRASRASPHARTNPYRVLFGPELRRRTLLACLLASLLQFAYWGLFFWLPNLLASPIEKGGAGMSVVKSTGWLIPIQAGAFIGYLSFGPLADRFGRRRVFVTFVTASALLVPVYGRLVHHPTLLLLLSPVLGCAGHAYWSVAAPLMSELFPTAVRASGQGLGYNSGRLLGALAPYVIGVLAAVPNVGIVSALSLTSAFYIAAAAVVFALPDQSRQALH; from the coding sequence ATGACTGAGTCGACCGCGGCGGCAGGCGGCGCCGCTACCCCCGCCGCCGGCGCGGTCACGGCCACGCCGGGCCTGGTCGCGACGGGCTCCTGGCTCCGCTCGCTCACCCTCGCGGAGCGCCGAGTCCTCATCGCGGCCGGGCTGGGCTGGATGTTCGACTCGATGGACTTCCTGATTTACGTGCTGGCCATCGGGCACCTCAAATCGTACTTCGGTTTTGGTGACGCCACCGCCGGATTGCTCGGCACGCTGACGCTGGTGAGCGCCGCGGTCGGCGGCCTGTCCTTCGGTGTGATCGCCGACCGCATCGGCCGCGTACGGGCGCTCAACATCACGATTCTCATATACTCGGTTTGCTCGCTCGGCGCGGCGACGTCTCAGAGCGTCGTGCAGCTCGCGGTCTGGCGGGCGTTGCTCGGACTGGGCATGGGCGGCGAGTGGGCGTCGGGCGCGGTCCTCGTCGCCGAATCGATCCGGCCGGAGCTGCGAAACAAAGCGACGAGCGCGATGCAGTCGACGTGGGCCCTCGGCGCGATCCTCGCCGCGGTTCTCGCCGGTCTGGTGCTCGACGTGCTTCCGTTCGGCGATCACGGGTGGCGCGTGCTGTTCGCGCTCGGCGGCCTCCCCGCGTTCTTCACGCTGTGGGCTCAACGACGCGTCGAGGAACCGGAGCTCTGGCGCGCGTCTCGAGCGTCGCCGCACGCTCGGACGAATCCTTACCGCGTCTTGTTCGGCCCCGAGCTTCGCAGGCGGACGCTGCTCGCCTGTCTGCTCGCATCGCTGCTTCAGTTCGCGTATTGGGGGTTGTTTTTCTGGCTTCCGAATCTTCTCGCGTCGCCCATCGAGAAAGGCGGCGCCGGAATGAGCGTCGTGAAGTCGACCGGTTGGCTGATCCCGATTCAGGCAGGCGCGTTCATCGGCTATCTCTCGTTCGGCCCGCTCGCCGATCGGTTCGGGCGTCGGCGAGTGTTCGTCACGTTCGTGACCGCGTCCGCCCTTCTGGTACCGGTGTACGGTCGGCTCGTGCACCATCCGACGCTGCTTTTGCTTCTGAGCCCGGTCCTGGGGTGCGCGGGCCACGCCTACTGGAGCGTCGCCGCGCCGCTCATGTCGGAGCTCTTCCCAACGGCCGTTCGCGCAAGCGGGCAAGGACTCGGCTACAACTCCGGTCGCCTACTTGGTGCCCTGGCACCATACGTCATCGGAGTGCTGGCGGCCGTGCCGAACGTCGGGATCGTCTCGGCGCTAAGCCTCACGTCGGCGTTCTACATCGCGGCCGCCGCGGTCGTCTTCGCGCTACCCGATCAGAGCCGGCAGGCGCTCCACTAA
- a CDS encoding DHA2 family efflux MFS transporter permease subunit: MATSAVGKRTAGARFETQEKEHGDHYRWIILLGLITAAIMEVLDTTIINVALPQMAGNLGATIQEIAWVSTGYILSNVVVLPMTAFFTATFGRRNYLTASIIIFVTASFLCGTSHTLGELILWRVVQGAGGAALLSTAQATLRQIFPREEQGMVQAIFILGIIVAPTLGPTLGGWITDNYNWGWCFFINVPIGIVATFLVTGFLHDPPGMRKKPQAIDWAGISLLTIGLASLQYVLEEGREKDWFNDTLIIRLSVIAGVSLAGMLWWELSPRNKHPVIDFHVLKNRDLAGSIFLFIALGFGLYGGVFLFPLFTQNLLHFTPTETGLTLMPGGIATAVAAIICGRMLNGAKPMVDARVLIYIGVSLFVVAMWRLGHLTVDAGEPEARYALIIRGLGLGFLFTPINNVAYANLKPSQAQQASGLINLARQLGGSFGIAIITTFLDHQVAMHRAMLTANTYIENPQLVARQNAAVAGLVAKGYSAVQAKQGALAILDGALMRQATMLSYNDAWMLILATFVLIAPAILILRKPRSHGPVEAGH; the protein is encoded by the coding sequence ATGGCGACATCGGCTGTAGGAAAGCGGACCGCGGGAGCGCGCTTCGAGACGCAAGAGAAGGAGCACGGCGACCACTACCGGTGGATCATCCTGCTCGGCCTGATCACGGCCGCGATCATGGAAGTACTCGACACGACGATCATCAACGTCGCGCTCCCGCAGATGGCGGGAAATCTGGGCGCGACGATCCAGGAGATCGCGTGGGTGAGCACGGGCTACATCCTGTCGAACGTCGTCGTGTTGCCGATGACCGCGTTCTTCACCGCCACGTTCGGGCGACGCAACTATCTGACGGCGTCGATCATCATCTTCGTGACGGCGTCATTTCTTTGCGGGACGTCGCATACTCTCGGTGAGCTGATCCTGTGGCGCGTCGTGCAGGGCGCGGGAGGCGCCGCGCTGCTGTCGACCGCGCAGGCGACGCTGCGACAGATCTTCCCGCGCGAAGAGCAGGGGATGGTGCAGGCGATCTTCATCCTCGGCATCATCGTCGCGCCGACGCTGGGGCCGACGCTCGGCGGGTGGATCACCGACAACTACAACTGGGGCTGGTGCTTCTTCATCAACGTGCCGATCGGCATCGTCGCCACGTTCCTGGTGACGGGCTTTCTGCACGATCCGCCGGGAATGCGGAAGAAGCCGCAGGCGATCGACTGGGCGGGCATCTCGCTGCTGACGATCGGTCTCGCGTCGCTTCAGTACGTGCTCGAGGAAGGGCGCGAGAAGGATTGGTTCAACGACACGCTGATCATTCGGCTGAGCGTCATCGCCGGAGTGTCATTGGCGGGAATGCTCTGGTGGGAACTGTCACCGAGGAACAAACACCCGGTAATTGACTTCCACGTCCTCAAGAACCGCGACCTCGCGGGGTCGATCTTCCTCTTCATCGCTCTTGGGTTCGGTCTGTACGGCGGTGTTTTTCTCTTTCCGCTGTTCACGCAGAATCTGCTGCACTTCACGCCGACCGAGACCGGGCTCACGCTCATGCCCGGCGGCATCGCGACCGCCGTGGCGGCGATCATTTGCGGCCGCATGCTGAACGGCGCCAAGCCGATGGTCGACGCGCGCGTGCTGATCTACATCGGCGTGTCGCTGTTCGTCGTCGCCATGTGGCGGCTTGGGCACCTCACGGTCGATGCCGGCGAACCGGAAGCCCGGTATGCCCTGATCATACGCGGCCTGGGCCTCGGGTTCCTGTTCACGCCGATCAACAACGTGGCCTACGCGAACCTCAAGCCGAGCCAGGCACAGCAAGCGTCCGGTTTGATCAACCTGGCTCGGCAGTTGGGCGGGTCCTTCGGAATCGCCATTATCACGACTTTCCTAGACCATCAGGTCGCGATGCACCGGGCGATGCTGACCGCCAACACGTACATCGAGAACCCGCAACTCGTCGCACGGCAAAACGCGGCGGTGGCCGGTCTCGTGGCAAAAGGATACTCGGCAGTGCAGGCCAAACAGGGTGCGCTGGCCATCCTCGACGGGGCGCTGATGCGCCAGGCGACCATGCTGAGCTACAACGACGCGTGGATGTTGATTTTGGCGACGTTCGTGCTCATCGCCCCGGCGATCCTGATCTTGAGGAAGCCAAGGTCACACGGGCCGGTGGAGGCGGGGCACTGA
- a CDS encoding efflux RND transporter periplasmic adaptor subunit, which yields MSVRRIPLLAVASAIAALAACENKKAEQAPLPTTAVTRGNIAVRVQATGTVEPINPVDIKSKAQGQIIALPVEVGSVVKKGQEIAKIDPRDVKNQYDQAVADDVVSYTSLQATKRDQARQDSLFAAHVITASEHDSSKATLTAAQADLVSSRAALDLRRQALEDATVEAPLGGTVVSRPTTQGTIITSATSANGGTTLMTIADLGRVRMRVTIDEVEMANVRVGEPASVAVDAFPDHIFDGVVEKVEPQAVVTQGVTFFQALVSISNKDGLLMPGMNGEVTIRAADLSQVVQLPIDAIRPTNELAPVARMFGLSVDTITSQMRKDLLGTEGTTGVPGRYVVVALADGSYEMRLVKTGPTDLRVQEITDGVKEGDKVVMLGAIIIGKPAVPPTLRIAANIRRAPTSEVGAATGSGGTQAGKPAAASAPKPAAAKPSGEPQATQAGSARKP from the coding sequence ATGTCAGTTCGACGTATACCATTACTCGCCGTCGCGTCCGCCATCGCGGCGCTCGCCGCCTGCGAGAACAAGAAGGCGGAGCAAGCGCCGCTGCCGACTACGGCGGTCACACGCGGCAACATCGCCGTTCGCGTTCAAGCGACCGGCACGGTCGAGCCGATCAACCCGGTCGACATCAAATCGAAGGCTCAAGGTCAGATCATCGCGCTGCCCGTCGAAGTCGGGTCCGTCGTGAAGAAGGGTCAGGAGATCGCGAAGATCGACCCGCGCGACGTCAAAAATCAGTACGACCAGGCCGTCGCCGACGACGTCGTCTCGTATACGAGTCTTCAGGCGACCAAGCGCGATCAAGCGCGGCAGGACTCGCTGTTCGCGGCGCACGTCATCACCGCCTCGGAACACGACAGCAGCAAGGCGACGCTCACGGCGGCGCAAGCTGATCTCGTCAGCAGCCGCGCCGCGCTCGACCTGCGCCGCCAGGCGCTCGAGGATGCGACGGTCGAGGCTCCGCTCGGCGGCACGGTGGTAAGCCGTCCGACGACGCAGGGCACGATCATCACGTCGGCGACGTCGGCGAACGGCGGTACGACGCTCATGACCATCGCCGATCTCGGACGCGTACGCATGCGCGTGACGATCGACGAAGTGGAAATGGCGAACGTCCGCGTCGGCGAACCGGCGTCGGTCGCCGTCGACGCTTTCCCGGACCACATCTTCGACGGTGTCGTCGAGAAGGTCGAGCCGCAGGCCGTGGTCACGCAGGGCGTGACGTTTTTCCAGGCGTTGGTGAGCATCAGCAACAAGGACGGTCTGCTGATGCCGGGCATGAACGGCGAAGTCACGATCCGCGCCGCCGATCTGTCTCAAGTCGTGCAGTTGCCCATCGACGCCATTCGGCCGACGAACGAGCTCGCGCCGGTGGCGCGCATGTTCGGTCTCTCGGTGGACACGATCACCTCGCAGATGCGGAAGGACCTCCTCGGCACCGAAGGAACGACCGGCGTGCCGGGGCGATACGTCGTCGTCGCACTCGCCGATGGATCGTACGAGATGCGTCTGGTAAAGACGGGTCCGACGGATCTGCGCGTGCAAGAGATCACGGACGGGGTCAAGGAAGGCGACAAGGTGGTCATGCTGGGCGCCATCATCATAGGGAAACCGGCCGTTCCGCCGACGCTTCGAATCGCGGCGAACATTCGTCGCGCACCGACGTCGGAGGTCGGGGCGGCCACGGGATCCGGCGGGACGCAAGCAGGTAAACCCGCGGCAGCGAGCGCGCCGAAGCCGGCGGCCGCCAAGCCGAGTGGGGAACCGCAAGCCACGCAAGCGGGATCAGCCAGGAAGCCGTGA
- a CDS encoding TolC family protein: MKAKTGSLFAFSYLLTAGTACVHPTPSIDGSASSPTSAATLWTPSSSVVNAAARDAKPASHPIVGAPSADELKKLTVADVVDVALRNSPATRNTWLQARASADVYGSSESRLYPNISAGATVNNSRVLGTTGRPASTRSQAGPTLTLTYTVLDFGGRSGTIDVARQTAVAANLAHNSTVENTILQVEGAAFSYLSARAQRDAEKSSVDLATAALDAASERHRVGLATIADVLQAQTARSQAELDLETLEGSTQVARGALAVAMGLPANTPFEIPDVPATDSVFFVAQSVDSLIDLAIRNRPELAQARAAAAAASSQIRVAKSGYLPALSFSAIGGNNASNVSGFAGNSYSVTVGVQMPVFTGFANGYDVAAASEQYQAAIARTEATRQQVIQQVFTAYYTLRTAADRVRTAHDLLTSAIQSESVARGRYKEGVGSIVDLLVAQSALASARAQDVDTRWQWRTSLAQLAHDVGVLNSRGDTSFSPFTPLPNVRPR; the protein is encoded by the coding sequence GTGAAGGCCAAGACCGGATCCCTATTCGCATTCTCTTACCTCCTGACGGCAGGCACGGCGTGCGTTCATCCCACGCCCTCGATCGACGGCTCGGCGTCTTCACCAACCAGCGCGGCCACCCTTTGGACTCCGTCGTCGAGCGTCGTCAACGCGGCAGCGCGTGACGCGAAGCCTGCGTCGCACCCGATCGTCGGTGCGCCGAGCGCCGACGAACTGAAAAAGCTCACCGTCGCCGACGTCGTCGACGTCGCGCTCCGCAACAGCCCCGCGACGCGCAACACCTGGCTGCAGGCACGCGCCAGCGCCGACGTCTACGGATCGAGCGAGAGCCGCCTCTATCCGAACATCTCCGCCGGCGCGACGGTGAACAACTCGCGCGTGCTTGGCACCACGGGTCGTCCGGCGTCGACGCGATCGCAGGCCGGTCCGACGCTCACGCTCACCTACACGGTGCTCGACTTCGGCGGACGGTCCGGCACGATCGACGTCGCCCGGCAGACGGCGGTGGCGGCGAACCTCGCACACAACTCGACCGTCGAGAACACGATTCTCCAAGTCGAGGGGGCGGCGTTCAGCTACCTGTCGGCGCGCGCGCAACGCGACGCGGAGAAGTCGTCAGTCGATCTCGCCACGGCCGCGCTCGACGCGGCGAGCGAGCGGCATCGTGTCGGCCTGGCCACGATCGCGGACGTGTTGCAAGCACAAACGGCTCGCTCGCAAGCCGAACTCGACCTCGAGACCCTCGAAGGTTCCACGCAGGTCGCGCGCGGCGCGCTCGCCGTGGCGATGGGTCTTCCCGCGAACACGCCATTCGAGATTCCCGACGTTCCGGCGACGGATTCAGTTTTCTTTGTGGCGCAGTCGGTCGATTCGCTGATCGATTTAGCGATTCGGAACCGTCCGGAGCTCGCGCAAGCGCGTGCCGCGGCGGCCGCGGCGTCGTCACAGATCAGGGTCGCGAAATCGGGGTATTTACCGGCGCTGTCGTTTTCCGCGATCGGCGGCAACAACGCCTCAAACGTTTCGGGTTTCGCCGGTAACTCTTATTCAGTCACTGTCGGTGTGCAGATGCCCGTGTTCACCGGATTCGCAAATGGTTACGACGTGGCCGCGGCTAGTGAGCAGTACCAGGCGGCGATCGCGCGCACCGAAGCCACCCGTCAACAGGTCATTCAGCAGGTGTTCACCGCCTATTACACGCTCCGCACCGCCGCCGACCGCGTCAGGACCGCGCACGACCTCCTCACGAGCGCGATCCAGTCCGAGTCGGTCGCGCGCGGGCGTTACAAGGAAGGGGTCGGCAGCATCGTCGACCTGCTGGTCGCACAGTCGGCGCTGGCCAGCGCGCGCGCGCAAGACGTCGACACGCGATGGCAATGGCGGACTTCGCTCGCGCAGCTCGCGCACGATGTCGGCGTGTTGAATTCGCGCGGCGATACGAGCTTCTCGCCGTTTACTCCTCTGCCGAACGTGAGGCCGCGCTGA